From the genome of Xiphophorus hellerii strain 12219 chromosome 11, Xiphophorus_hellerii-4.1, whole genome shotgun sequence, one region includes:
- the dynll2b gene encoding dynein, light chain, LC8-type 2b gives MSDKKAVIKNADMSDEMQQDAVDCAMQAMEKYNIEKDIAAYVKKEFDKKYNPTWHCIVGRNFGSYVTHETKHFIYFYLGQVAILLFKSG, from the exons GTCTGACAAGAAGGCGGTGATCAAGAATGCAGACATGTCTGATGAAATGCAGCAGGATGCTGTAGACTGTGCCATGCAGGCAATGGAGAAGTACAACATAGAGAAGGATATCGCTGCCTATGTTAAAAAG GAGTTTGACAAGAAATACAATCCGACATGGCACTGCATCGTTGGCAGGAACTTTGGCAGCTATGTGACACACgaaactaaacatttcatttacttCTACTTGGGTCAGGTGGCCATCCTGCTGTTTAAGTCCGGCTAA
- the heatr6 gene encoding HEAT repeat-containing protein 6 → MTSWWRLFTNRHNNKTKKKKKKKDEEKCFRVINMSAPVGVSAPLFGRPAVPAFPSMALSAEAAPFSPGESDCSPPDSLSDAEKQFSRCAARLRALRPDCSQLREELNQLFDQLLSENYNRSCELPITIRPEDVCVLLKHTSGLVPLNQEHLVVKFCQLVHHLLNQLKVIMDEQTLDVLVNYTANALKQCSTWTHSDVLLALSTVVYGNGSLCHQLVSDLLREDGVILQYSSPSQPNIELRHVALTCMANICLRIPGQPLLDDQYRSVCFRLFLKTLQSLKPPNTDDLFYCMVIQAALKGLQFCLSGGKWKFGGGEELGSVLAALKRLMFQGAPGLSVDWPEVIYPAPLSQYESLSPPRPTEPPKPLESPKEADKTGKASGKKKRKSKGKGKKTKHEESKVDDREEEDKEAAPEVCGGGGDVSRNDVESLAKAPTSFLYPFWKLNSSESEFSDIEGNAQSKLRVYQCRVRQLALHCMLAVVKAVEKRTLYGYWSSFIPDSPAGGPPSLTLLTIILKDPSPKVRLCALQVLSAILDGSRQFLAAAEDTASPRTSYTPFSFMLAAAIRELHRGLSLALLAETSSQTLTQVTKCLAFLVTNAPYHRLRPGLLSQLWKQIRPYVRHRDVTVRGSVLRLYGAMVTAQAPLPEVQLLLQQPENLGGGSISGSVTPQDSALSWRHRNGAASPARTPAAFSQQNSSTHSPQLPHTPREEEKSSPWLLKLCVSLVTQPREEQSDHEGAGGGAALEPSPVRLEALQVLSHLVRGYFSLAQSSLYEIGQVSVRCLEETDPSIQLHSAKLLEEFGAGIIQQYRAENSVPESSKVPVNQVVEFWLKVLSGPLNAALQNEQHPTLQASACDTLASILPQAFAQLPDKTQLMCITVLLGLTYTENYLVKTAAVRALGVYILFPCLREDVMFVADTANIILAALDDRSTNVRAKAAWSLGNLTDTLIINMQNVGVDFQEELSDMLLLKMLQAATRASADRDKVKCNAVRALGNLLHFLRHSQMTQPVFQRPLEDAVRALVKTVQSEAAMKVRWNACYALGNAFRNSSLPLETAPWSQDAFSALCHVVTSCKNFKVRIKSAAALTVPAQRSCYGDTKRFSCVWRSLAAALENSEDAVDFLEYRYSASLRHTLSEALLHLLSLGTLQDMPVLSASLAGEEGRGIREHLIKYLKAEEGEGKTGGEDEAGEERNSGEESGQLQQRLGRLQETLVRLKSLKVEEEGGEQEKDVVVHFLEDLLKICEEF, encoded by the exons ATGACCAGTTGGTGGCGGTTATTTACCAACCGCCACAACAAcaagacgaagaagaagaagaagaagaaggacgAAGAAAAGTGCTTCCGGGTGATAAACATGTCGGCTCCTGTCGGGGTGTCGGCACCGTTGTTCGGCCGTCCTGCCGTCCCTGCCTTCCCGTCCATGGCTCTGTCGGCCGAAGCCGCTCCGTTCAGTCCCGGAGAGTCGGACTGCTCGCCGCCAGACTCTCTGTCGGACGCGGAGAAGCAGTTTTCCCGCTGCGCCGCAAGGCTTCGAGCCCTGAGACCAGACTGCAGCCAGCTGAGAGAGGAGCTCAATCAGCTGTTTGACCAGCTGCTTTCAGAGAACTACAACAGGAGCTGCGAGCTTCCCATCACCATCCGACCAGAG gatgtgtgtgttttgctaAAGCACACCAGTGGCCTCGTACCTTTGAATCAAGAACATTTAGTTGTTAAATTCTGTCaacttgttcatcacctcctcAATCAGCTGAAG GTTATAATGGATGAACAGACACTGGATGTGCTGGTAAACTATACTGCCAATGCCCTGAAACAGTGCAGTACATGGACACACTCAGATGTTCTCTTGGCACTTTCCACAGTGGTGTATGGTAATGGATCTCTGTGCCACCAG CTTGTCAGTGACCTGCTGCGGGAAGATGGAGTCATTCTGCAGTATAGTTCTCCTTCCCAGCCAAATATCGAGTTGAGGCACGTTGCGCTCACCTGCATGGCCAACATCTGCCTCAG GATTCCCGGTCAGCCACTTTTGGACGATCAGTACAGAAGTGTTTGTTTCAGACTTTTTCTGAAGACACTGCAGTCACTCAAACCTCCCAACACCGATGATCTCTTCTACTGCATG GTCATCCAGGCTGCTCTGAAGGGACTTCAGTTCTGTCTGTCAGGTGGGAAGTGGAAAtttggaggaggagaggagctTGGATCTGTACTGGCTGCACTGAAG AGGCTCATGTTCCAGGGAGCCCCTGGTTTGAGTGTCGACTGGCCAGAGGTAATTTACCCAGCGCCTCTTTCGCAGTATGAAAGTCTCTCTCCACCAAGGCCTACTGAACCACCAAAACCTTTAGAATCACCAAAGGAGGCTGATAAGACTGGAAAAGCTTCAGGA aaaaaaaagaggaaatcgaaaggaaaaggaaagaaaacaaaacatgaagaaaGCAAAGTGGAtgacagagaggaggaagataAAGAAGCGGCGCCTGAAGTCTGCGGAGGCGGAGGGGACGTCAGCAGAAATGATGTGGAGAGCCTAGCCAAAGCGCCCACCTCATTTCTCTACCCGTTCTGGAAGCTGAACAGTTCTGAATCCGAGTTTTCAGACATCGAGGGGAACGCACAAAGCAAATTAAG AGTTTACCAGTGCCGTGTTCGTCAGTTAGCGCTGCACTGCATGCTAGCAGTAGTGAAAGCTGTCGAGAAGAGAACTCTGTATGGTTACTGGTCCTCCTTCATCCCTGACTCTCCTGCTGGTGGACCCCCATCTCTAACTCTCCTTACAATTATACTAAAGGACCCCTCACCAAAG gTGCGACTGTGTGCGCTTCAGGTGCTGTCGGCCATCTTGGATGGCTCTCGGCAGTTTCTGGCAGCGGCTGAAGACACGGCATCACCTCGAACGTCTTACACCCCGTTCTCCTTCATGCTAGCTgctgctatcagagagctgcaCCGCGGCCTCAGCCTGGCTCTCCTGGCTGAAACGTCCTCTCAAACACTAACACAGGTCACAAAG TGCCTGGCGTTCCTGGTGACCAACGCTCCCTATCATCGCCTCAGACCTGGCCTGCTGAGCCAGCTCTGGAAACAGATTCGTCCTTATGTGCGCCACAGAG ATGTGACTGTACGCGGGTCTGTGCTGAGACTCTACGGGGCGATGGTAACGGCTCAGGCCCCACTCCCTGAGGTGCAGCTTCTCCTCCAGCAGCCAGAAAACCTCGGCGGCGGCAGCATCTCCGGCTCGGTAACACCGCAGGACTCTGCTCTCAGCTGGAGACACAGGAACGGAGCGGCCTCGCCTGCTCGGACACCAGCAGCTTTCTCCCAACAAAACTCAAGCACACATTCCCCCCAGCTTCCTCACACAccgagagaggaggagaagtcGTCACCGTGGCTGTTGAAGCTGTGCGTTTCTCTGGTGACTCAGCCCAGAGAGGAGCAGTCAGACCATGAGGGAGCTGGAGGAGGCGCTGCTTTAGAGCCCTCTCCTGTTCGACTAGAAGCTCTGCAG gttttgtCCCATCTGGTACGCGGCTATTTCTCTCTTGCTCAATCAAGCCTGTATGAGATCGGGCAGGTGAGCGTTCGGTGCCTCGAGGAGACAGACCCCTCCATACAGCTACACAGTGCAAAG ctaCTAGAAGAGTTTGGTGCCGGAATAATCCAACAGTACAGAGCTGAGAACAGTGTTCCTGAAAGCTCTAAGGTTCCTGTGAACCAG GTGGTGGAGTTTTGGTTAAAAGTGTTGAGTGGGCCACTAAATGCAGCACTACAAAACGAACAACATCCCACGCTACAGGCAAGCGCCTGCGACACGCTCGCCTCCATCCTGCCACAGGCCTTCGCTCAGCTGCCT GATAAAACCCAGCTGATGTGCATCACCGTGCTGCTGGGCCTGACCTACACCGAGAACTATCTGGTGAAGACTGCAGCCGTCAGGGCTTTGGGAGTTTACATACTGTTCCCTTGTTTGAGAGAG GATGTGATGTTTGTGGCTGATACTGCGAACATTATCCTCGCCGCCCTTGATGACCGATCTACAAACGTCCGTGCAAAAGCTGCGTGGTCTTTGGGAAACCTCACAGACACACTTATCATTAATAT GCAGAATGTAGGTGTGGATTTCCAGGAAGAATTGTCCGACATGCTTCTGCTGAAGATGCTGCAGGCAGCAACTCGAGCATCTGCAGACAGAGACaag GTGAAGTGCAATGCAGTGCGAGCTCTTGGAAATCTGCTTCATTTCCTGCGTCACAGTCAGATGACTCAGCCTGTTTTCCAACGCCCTCTGGAAGACGCGGTTCGTGCTCTGGTCAAAACCGTCCAGTCGGAAGCAGCTATGAAAGTCAGGTGGAATGCCTGCTATGCACTGGGAAATGCCTTCAGAAATTCCTCCCTGCCACTTg AAACGGCTCCATGGTCTCAGGATGCCTTCTCCGCCCTCTGCCATGTGGTCACCTCGTGCAAAAACTTCAAAGTCCGCATCAAGTCGGCTGCCGCCCTCACGGTGCCAGCCCAGCGCAGCTGCTACGGCGACACAAAGCGCTTCAGTTGCGTGTGGCGCTCTCTGGCCGCAGCCCTGGAAAACAGCGAAGACGCGGTCGACTTTCTGGAATACCGCTACAGCGCCAGCCTGCGACACACGCTCTCCGAGGCTCTGCTGCACCTGCTCAGCCTCGGCACGCTGCAGGACATGCCTGTACTCAGCGCGTCGTTGGCCGGGGAGGAGGGCAGGGGCATCAGAGAGCATTTAATCAAGTATCTTAAAGCGGaggaaggagaaggaaaaacagGAGGAGAAGATGAAGCAGGAGAAGAGAGGAACTCTGGGGAGGAGAGTGGACAACTGCAGCAAAGACTGGGTCGACTCCAGGAGACGCTTGTCAGACTTAAGAGCCTGAAGGTtgaagaggagggaggggagCAGGAGAAGGATGTGGTGGTTCATTTCCTCGAGGATCTGTTGAAGATATGTGAGGAGTTTTAG
- the ddx52 gene encoding putative ATP-dependent RNA helicase DDX52, translating into MDTFELFRKLGAGAKFDLKRFGQDAARFKVARSQGGETSLDSLSAINYFGTGAANGAQSWTQRATQDEEGIESGDSEVGGKRKRKERPGEVRHKSKKTESSRMVEDAPASGEPLTETQRGGITWTSSLDRKIQNVQKDGTEKFSLKRLKHLHQEKVNRIRAQHRINVHGCDVPDPVCSFEELQSEYHLNPRVLQNLKDAGLNTPTPIQMQAIPLMMHARELLACAPTGSGKTLAFSLPLLAHLQQPANLGFRALVISPTRELASQTYRELLRLSDGVGFRVHIIDKASLAAKKYGPQSNKKYDILVSTPNRLIYLLNQDPPGINLSSVEWLVVDESDKLFEDGKTGFREQLATIFLACSNAKVRRAFFSATCTPEVEKWCRLNLDNLVSVNIGHRNTAVETVEQELLFVGEENGKLVAMRDIIKKGFLPPMLVFVQSIERARELFHELVYEGINVDVIHAERTQQQRDNVVNSFRSGKIWVLICTALLARGIDFKGVNLVLNYDFPTSAVEYIHRIGRTGRAGHQGKAITFFTENDKPLLRSIANVIKQAGCPVPDYMIGFKKIHSKVKRRLEKKPPSRSTICTTPRFLMKKKVKAEKKEQKKGSNSKQKGENGPQTAQQQGKKKKTKVQKAGQKKGKPKAAAQKGGSKLAGAKLQKKNG; encoded by the exons ATGGACACATTCGAGCTGTTTAGGAAACTCGGAGCCGGGGCtaaatttgacttaaagagaTTTGGCCAAGATGCTGCTCGGTTTAAG GTGGCCAGGTCTCAGGGCGGAGAAACGTCGCTGGATTCCCTGTCTGCGATCAACTACTTCGGCACAGGAGCAGCTAATGGAGCCCAGAGCTGGACCCAGAGAGCGACCCAGGATGAGGAGGGCATCGAAAGTGGAGATTCTGAAGTAGGAGGCAAAAGAAAACGCAAAGAGCGACCGGGAGAAGTGAGACACAAAAGCAAGAAGACGGAAAGCAGCCGGATGGTGGAGGACG ctCCAGCTAGTGGTGAACCACTGACTGAGACCCAGAGAGGCGGCATCACCTGGACCTCCTCCTTGGACAGAAAGATCCAAAACGTACAGAAGGACGGGACGGAGAAATTCTCGCTCAAGAGGCTGAAGCATCTTCATCAGGAAAAG GTGAATCGCATTCGCGCGCAGCACCGTATAAACGTCCATGGCTGCGATGTGCCCGACCCGGTTTGCTCGTTTGAGGAGCTTCAGTCCGAGTATCATCTCAACCCGCGCGTTCTTCAGAACCTCAAGGATGCAGGACTGAACACGCCAACGCCGATACAGATGCAGGCCATACCGCTCATGATGCAT GCTCGGGAGCTGTTGGCTTGCGCTCCGACCGGATCTGGAAAGACTTTGGCCTTCTCTCTTCCGCTGCTCGCCCACCTGCAGCAGCCTGCAAACCTGGGCTTCAGGGCTCTGGTCATCTCTCCGACCAGAGAACTGGCCAGCCAG ACCTACAGAGAGTTGCTGCGCCTGTCAGACGGAGTCGGCTTTAGAGTTCATATCATCGATAAAGCTTCCCTGGCAGCGAAGAAGTACGGTCCacagtcaaataaaaaatatg ACATACTTGTCAGCACTCCCAACAGACTGATCTACCTCCTCAATCAGGATCCTCCAGGAATCAACCTGAGCAG TGTGGAGTGGCTGGTTGTGGACGAGTCCGATAAGCTTTTCGAGGACGGGAAGACGGGCTTCAGGGAGCAGCTGGCGACCATTTTCCTGGCATGTTCTAACGCCAAGGTGCGCAGGGCTTTCTTCAGCGCCACCTGCACGCCGGAGGTGGAAAAGTGGTGCCGCCTGAACCTCGACAACTTGGTTTCTGTCAACATCGGACACAG aaatacaGCGGTGGAGACGGTGGAACAGGAGCTGCTGTTTGTCGGGGAGGAGAACGGGAAACTTGTGGCCATGAGGGACATCATCAAAAAA GGTTTCCTGCCTCCCATGCTGGTGTTCGTTCAGTCCATAGAGCGAGCGCGGGAGCTTTTCCACGAGTTGGTGTATGAAGGGATCAATGTTGACGTGATCCACGCTGAACGAACACAGCAGCAG AGGGACAACGTGGTGAACAGCTTTCGCTCCGGGAAGATTTGGGTGCTGATCTGCACGGCTCTGCTCGCCAGAGGAATCGACTTCAAAGGAGTGAACCTGGTGCTGAATTACGACTTCCCCACCAGCGCCGTGGAGTACATTCACAGAATCG GCCGTACGGGTAGAGCTGGACATCAAGGGAAGGCCATCACCTTCtttacagaaaatgacaaaccGTTGTTGCGCAG CATTGCTAATGTTATAAAACAAGCTGGGTGCCCTGTGCCGGACTACATGATTGGCTTCAAAAAGATCCACAG caaagtAAAGCGAAGACTTGAGAAGAAACCTCCCAGTAGGAGCACCATTTGCACAACCCCTCGCTtcctcatgaagaagaaagtcaaagctgagaaaaaagaacaaaagaaagggtcaaacagcaaacagaaaggagaaaacgGGCCTCAGACAGCGCAACAGCAgggcaagaagaagaagacaaaagttcaaaaagcaggacagaaaaaaggaaaacctaAAGCAGCAGCTCAGAAAGGAGGATCAAAATTAGCAGGAGCCAAGTTACAAAA gaaaaACGGATGA